Proteins from a single region of Streptomyces griseiscabiei:
- a CDS encoding glycosyltransferase → MTATATPRLRIVRLANFVAPSSGGLRTALRELGKGFEAAGHEAVLVVPGERYTDSATEQGRVVTLPGPLLPGTGGYRVLVDRRRVAGLLESLAPDRLEVSDRTTLRWTGKWARRARVRAVMVSHETADGVLRTWGLSESMARRTSDALNVRTAHTYAKVVCTTEFAEREFVRIGARNVVRAPLGVDLVGRHPELRDKALREWYAREDEVLLVMCSRLSVEKRPGTAVDALEALVRRGRRAVLVVAGDGPLRGRLEQRAKGLPVTFLGHVGDRAMLGALQASADVALAPGPAETFGLAALEAMACGTPVVASSSSALPEVIGSAGATAADSGEAFADAVELLLDLPGDDRREAARARAECFGWQTAVDAFLAAHDATVGHTVREGVG, encoded by the coding sequence ATGACCGCGACCGCGACACCGAGGTTGCGGATCGTACGGCTCGCCAACTTCGTCGCCCCCTCCTCGGGCGGTCTGCGGACCGCGCTGCGGGAACTGGGCAAGGGGTTCGAGGCGGCCGGGCACGAGGCCGTGCTCGTCGTCCCCGGCGAGCGGTACACCGACAGCGCGACCGAACAGGGGCGGGTCGTCACCCTGCCCGGACCGCTGCTGCCCGGGACCGGTGGCTACCGGGTCCTGGTGGACAGGCGGCGGGTGGCCGGCCTGCTGGAGTCGCTGGCGCCCGACCGGCTGGAGGTCTCCGACCGGACCACACTGCGCTGGACGGGGAAGTGGGCCCGGCGGGCCCGGGTGCGCGCGGTGATGGTCTCGCACGAGACCGCCGACGGCGTGCTGCGGACCTGGGGCCTCTCCGAGTCCATGGCCCGCAGGACGTCCGACGCCCTCAACGTCCGTACGGCCCACACCTACGCGAAGGTGGTGTGCACCACCGAGTTCGCCGAACGGGAGTTCGTGCGGATCGGTGCCCGGAACGTCGTCCGGGCACCGCTGGGCGTCGACCTCGTGGGACGCCACCCCGAGCTGCGGGACAAGGCGCTGCGCGAGTGGTACGCGCGCGAGGACGAAGTGCTGCTGGTGATGTGCTCCCGGCTGTCGGTGGAGAAACGGCCCGGCACGGCCGTCGACGCGCTGGAGGCGCTGGTACGGCGCGGGCGGCGGGCCGTGCTGGTCGTCGCCGGGGACGGACCGCTGCGCGGCAGGCTCGAACAGCGGGCCAAGGGGCTGCCGGTCACCTTCCTCGGACATGTCGGCGACCGCGCCATGCTGGGTGCCCTCCAGGCCTCCGCCGATGTGGCGCTGGCCCCCGGACCCGCTGAGACGTTCGGGCTGGCGGCTCTGGAGGCGATGGCCTGCGGTACGCCCGTGGTGGCCAGCTCCTCGTCCGCGCTGCCCGAGGTCATCGGGTCGGCCGGCGCGACGGCGGCGGACAGCGGGGAGGCCTTCGCGGACGCCGTCGAACTGCTGCTGGACCTGCCCGGGGACGACCGCCGGGAGGCGGCACGCGCGCGTGCCGAGTGCTTCGGCTGGCAGACCGCGGTGGACGCCTTCCTCGCCGCGCACGACGCGACCGTCGGGCACACGGTGAGGGAGGGCGTGGGATGA
- a CDS encoding 5-oxoprolinase subunit C family protein — translation MTDRALVVVRAGALTTVQDRGRPGHAHLGVPRSGALDLPAADLTNRLVGNPPRAALLETTLNGCSVRPRSTVTVAVGGAPCPVTVDGRPAAWGAPVRVPGGALLDVGAARSGVRGYVAFSGGVTVEPVLGSRSTDLLSGLGPPPLTDGTVLPLGRPAGLPARVDVVPHPAPPSELVLRLTLGPRDDWFTDAALDTLTRRPYAVSSASNRIGLRTEGPALERSRAGELPSEGMVLGAVQVPPDGRPVVFLADHPTTGGYPVIAVVHPADLPGAAQAAPGTPVRFVVVRHRR, via the coding sequence GTGACGGACCGTGCCCTCGTGGTGGTGCGCGCCGGAGCCCTGACCACCGTCCAGGACCGGGGCCGCCCCGGTCATGCCCATCTGGGCGTACCGCGCTCGGGAGCGCTGGACCTGCCGGCGGCGGATCTGACCAATCGTCTGGTGGGCAACCCGCCGCGGGCGGCCCTCCTGGAGACCACCCTCAACGGCTGCTCGGTCCGGCCCCGTTCGACGGTCACCGTGGCGGTCGGGGGCGCCCCCTGCCCGGTCACCGTGGACGGCCGCCCGGCGGCCTGGGGGGCACCGGTGAGGGTGCCCGGCGGGGCGCTCCTGGACGTGGGCGCGGCCCGCTCCGGCGTGCGCGGCTATGTGGCCTTCTCCGGCGGGGTGACCGTGGAACCGGTGCTCGGCAGCCGCTCCACCGACCTGCTGTCGGGGCTCGGCCCCCCACCCCTCACGGACGGCACGGTGCTCCCGCTCGGCCGCCCGGCCGGGCTCCCCGCGCGCGTGGACGTCGTCCCGCACCCGGCACCGCCCTCGGAGCTGGTGCTGCGGCTCACCCTGGGCCCCCGGGACGACTGGTTCACGGACGCGGCGCTGGACACCCTCACCAGGCGCCCCTACGCCGTCTCCTCGGCGAGCAACCGCATCGGGCTGCGTACGGAGGGGCCCGCCCTGGAGCGTTCCCGGGCGGGCGAACTCCCGAGCGAGGGCATGGTGCTGGGTGCCGTCCAGGTGCCGCCGGACGGCCGCCCGGTCGTCTTCCTCGCCGACCACCCCACCACCGGCGGCTATCCGGTGATCGCGGTGGTCCACCCCGCGGACCTGCCCGGCGCCGCGCAGGCCGCCCCGGGCACACCGGTGCGGTTCGTCGTCGTACGACACCGCCGCTGA
- a CDS encoding SGNH/GDSL hydrolase family protein, whose translation MRALRFVALGDSLTEGVGDRVDGGGWRGWAALLADGLGAGAVPDAGRGARWDVGPDVEFTNLAVSGSQTRDVLDRQLSAALALRPDIASVVIGVNDTLRCTFDIHAVAARLDEIYGAFREHGTVLLTACLPDPGAMLGLPGALARPLARRQRAVNTVVHALSERHGAVHLHASEGAWLTDRAMWSADRLHPGERGHRQLALRFHALLTEAGIATGPAPSAEPGRAAPTRGAGVWWLATAGTGWVARRCTDLLPQLLTLAAAEVRHKARGTSARLDLSASHAVAAALAALSVPEQRPEVV comes from the coding sequence ATGAGAGCCCTGCGGTTCGTGGCCCTCGGCGACTCCCTCACCGAGGGCGTGGGCGACCGGGTCGACGGCGGCGGATGGCGAGGTTGGGCCGCGCTGCTCGCCGACGGGCTCGGGGCGGGTGCGGTGCCGGACGCGGGGCGGGGCGCGCGGTGGGACGTGGGGCCGGATGTCGAGTTCACCAACCTGGCCGTCAGCGGCTCCCAGACGCGTGACGTGCTGGACCGGCAGCTGTCCGCCGCGCTCGCGCTCCGGCCGGACATCGCCTCCGTCGTCATCGGCGTCAACGACACCCTGCGCTGCACCTTCGACATCCACGCCGTCGCCGCCCGCCTCGACGAGATCTACGGGGCCTTCCGGGAACACGGCACGGTCCTGCTGACCGCCTGTCTGCCCGACCCCGGGGCGATGCTCGGCCTGCCCGGGGCGCTCGCCCGGCCCCTCGCCCGGCGGCAACGGGCCGTCAACACCGTGGTGCACGCCCTGTCCGAGCGCCATGGGGCCGTGCATCTGCACGCCTCGGAGGGCGCCTGGCTGACGGACCGCGCGATGTGGAGCGCGGACCGGCTGCACCCCGGCGAGCGGGGGCACCGGCAGCTCGCCCTCCGCTTCCACGCCCTGCTCACGGAGGCCGGGATCGCCACGGGCCCCGCGCCGTCCGCCGAGCCCGGACGCGCGGCGCCCACGCGCGGTGCCGGCGTCTGGTGGCTGGCCACCGCCGGGACGGGCTGGGTGGCCCGGCGCTGCACCGACCTGCTCCCGCAGCTCCTCACCCTCGCCGCCGCCGAGGTGCGCCACAAGGCGCGCGGCACCAGCGCCCGGCTCGACCTGTCCGCCTCCCACGCGGTGGCGGCGGCCCTGGCGGCGCTGTCCGTCCCCGAGCAGCGGCCGGAGGTGGTGTGA
- a CDS encoding 5-oxoprolinase subunit B family protein: MRALPVGDRALLIEVGTGEEAEALHAELLRRRATGELAAAEIVPAARTVLLDGLDAPSRLAERLAHWDIPPVPPRAEDVVEIAVRYDGPDLPDVAAHWGVEEAEVARIHAAAEYRVAFCGFAPGFGYLTGLPREVPRRATPRTAVPAGSVALAGPYTGVYPRSSPGGWQLIGTTDAVLWDHARVPAALLAPGTRVRFKPLETL, from the coding sequence ATGAGGGCGCTGCCGGTCGGCGACCGCGCCCTGCTGATCGAGGTGGGCACGGGCGAGGAGGCCGAGGCCCTGCACGCCGAGCTGCTGCGCCGCCGTGCGACGGGCGAGCTGGCGGCGGCCGAGATCGTCCCCGCCGCCCGTACGGTCCTGCTGGACGGCCTGGACGCCCCGTCCCGTCTCGCCGAGCGCCTCGCCCACTGGGACATCCCGCCCGTCCCCCCGCGCGCGGAGGACGTCGTCGAGATCGCCGTACGGTACGACGGCCCCGATCTGCCGGACGTCGCCGCCCACTGGGGTGTCGAGGAGGCGGAGGTGGCCCGGATCCACGCGGCGGCCGAGTACCGCGTGGCCTTCTGCGGCTTCGCCCCCGGCTTCGGCTACCTCACCGGACTGCCCCGCGAGGTCCCGCGCCGGGCGACCCCGCGCACGGCCGTCCCGGCGGGTTCGGTCGCCCTGGCCGGCCCGTACACCGGGGTGTACCCGCGCTCCTCCCCGGGCGGCTGGCAGCTGATCGGTACGACCGACGCCGTGCTGTGGGACCACGCGCGCGTGCCGGCCGCTCTGCTGGCGCCGGGCACCCGGGTCCGCTTCAAGCCCCTGGAGACCCTGTGA